The proteins below are encoded in one region of Rhodopirellula halodulae:
- a CDS encoding proprotein convertase P-domain-containing protein, giving the protein MRLLPAYSPLRSWVRWASRCVFPAALLVVGGQQTVQAQSGIRESLERLDRDQDGDIEPEEITALSRPYLERVAEARRMDLNRDNSIERWQEAVRIYHAYQNGVSGQEVDPETDITILPFGPQNDEPMVPEFGLGEMKFQYTASDYRQAERTLSRSDRNRDGFLDRREVERGDWRYRDPFEEDYDNDNRLSVIELAQRYARRRLLSGASKELVQKRRRVGSEVRETERDSRDDDSRYWRRDRRYYLTSTVMGRFDKNRNGRLEASETVSMGIPFGRIDVDRDGEISRDELNTYLIQVQEEEDQDAEGLPPWFFERDADGDQQISMPEFASEWTNELLAEFESLDENSDGLLTKSELAGSASIMGGDYRNDTAAALPPRKTVISEIVINEDYPIADIDVQLSITHTHDESLDAYLIGPDETKIELFTGVGGHDDHFEGTRFDDDARYPITKARPPFDGTFIPEGRLKNQPSLSAFNGKSVQGVWQLVVAGTRSDRFGLLHSWSLDITPDTSKQ; this is encoded by the coding sequence ATGCGATTGCTTCCCGCATATTCCCCACTGCGATCATGGGTTCGGTGGGCTTCCCGTTGTGTTTTTCCCGCGGCTTTGTTGGTCGTTGGCGGCCAGCAAACGGTACAGGCTCAGTCCGGCATTCGTGAATCGTTGGAGCGATTGGACCGTGACCAAGACGGCGACATCGAACCAGAAGAAATCACCGCGTTGTCGCGACCTTACTTGGAACGAGTCGCGGAAGCACGCCGGATGGATCTGAACCGTGACAACTCGATCGAGAGATGGCAAGAAGCCGTTCGGATCTATCACGCCTATCAAAACGGCGTTTCTGGCCAAGAGGTCGACCCCGAAACTGACATCACCATCTTGCCTTTCGGGCCTCAGAATGATGAGCCGATGGTGCCCGAGTTCGGTTTGGGGGAGATGAAGTTTCAGTACACCGCGTCGGACTATCGGCAAGCCGAGCGGACCCTTTCTCGCAGCGATCGCAACCGAGACGGATTCTTGGACCGACGCGAAGTGGAACGTGGTGATTGGCGTTACCGAGATCCATTCGAAGAAGACTACGACAACGACAATCGATTGAGCGTGATTGAACTGGCACAGCGGTACGCTCGGCGGCGATTGCTCTCCGGCGCTTCCAAAGAACTGGTTCAGAAACGTCGCCGAGTTGGCAGTGAGGTCCGAGAAACCGAGCGTGATTCCCGCGACGACGATTCGCGTTATTGGCGTCGAGACCGTCGTTATTATCTGACCTCCACGGTGATGGGACGTTTCGACAAGAATCGCAACGGACGATTGGAAGCCAGTGAAACGGTCAGCATGGGGATTCCCTTTGGCCGAATCGATGTGGATCGCGACGGCGAAATTTCACGCGACGAGCTGAACACCTATCTGATCCAGGTTCAGGAGGAAGAAGATCAAGACGCGGAAGGTTTGCCTCCATGGTTCTTCGAGCGAGACGCTGATGGTGATCAGCAAATCTCGATGCCTGAGTTCGCATCCGAATGGACAAACGAATTGCTCGCCGAGTTTGAATCGTTGGATGAGAACTCGGATGGATTGCTGACTAAGAGCGAACTTGCAGGTTCTGCCTCCATCATGGGCGGCGACTACCGCAACGACACCGCTGCGGCCCTGCCACCGCGAAAGACGGTCATTTCAGAAATTGTGATCAATGAAGATTATCCGATCGCGGACATCGATGTGCAGCTCTCGATCACGCACACGCACGACGAGTCGCTCGATGCCTATTTGATTGGTCCCGATGAGACCAAGATCGAACTGTTCACTGGAGTCGGCGGACACGATGACCACTTCGAAGGCACCCGGTTCGACGACGACGCCCGCTACCCAATCACCAAAGCTCGGCCACCCTTCGACGGCACTTTCATTCCCGAAGGTCGTTTGAAAAACCAACCCAGCTTGAGTGCTTTCAACGGGAAAAGCGTCCAAGGTGTTTGGCAGTTGGTTGTGGCCGGCACGCGGAGTGACCGGTTTGGTTTGCTGCACAGTTGGAGCTTGGACATCACGCCGGATACGTCGAAGCAGTGA
- a CDS encoding GntP family permease: protein MTIWWLVALAVTLVLVSILAFRLHPFLSLLSAALLVATLTTPGQLQQFADARLEDGKFTQAEAAEFVTQSASSRVADAFGATAGSIGIVIALASVIGGLLMQSGAAARIVDTMLRWTGEQRAPEAMAAASFVLGIPVFFDTVFYLMLPLARSLRRKTGKNYVLFILAILAGGSITHSLIPPTPGPLQVAAFLEVEVGAMLIAGLGIGSVTSVMALIAARVINRLVDLPLREEEGKETRSGTQTLASVSGDAEAGATKPPLWMALFPIALPVALIAMGSTLKSIGVSETTAEAAWFEWLIQLGDKNLALGLGCVVAFGLMRWVPVDQRRPMVSAAIASAGSIILITSAGGAMGKTLYHAGIAEVIGSVAKGFPGLWLLPLAFVVTTAIRTIQGSATIAMITSASILQSLALSGDLPFHPVYLAMAIGAGSKPISWMTDSAFWIIKEMTGMTEQEALRTISPMSAAVGLSALLVTVIAAAVFPAI from the coding sequence TTGACGATTTGGTGGTTGGTCGCTCTTGCCGTGACGCTGGTTTTGGTTTCAATCCTGGCGTTTCGGTTGCACCCGTTTCTTTCGCTTCTGTCAGCGGCGTTGCTGGTGGCGACATTGACCACGCCCGGTCAGTTGCAGCAGTTCGCCGATGCGCGTTTAGAGGATGGGAAGTTCACCCAAGCAGAAGCGGCGGAATTTGTGACCCAATCCGCGTCGTCTCGTGTGGCGGATGCGTTTGGTGCGACGGCGGGTTCGATCGGGATCGTGATCGCGCTGGCCAGCGTGATCGGCGGTTTGTTGATGCAATCAGGTGCGGCAGCTCGGATCGTCGACACGATGCTGCGATGGACTGGTGAACAACGGGCTCCCGAGGCGATGGCCGCCGCATCGTTTGTGTTGGGCATCCCTGTATTCTTCGACACGGTTTTCTACCTGATGCTTCCGTTGGCTCGGTCGTTGAGACGGAAAACCGGGAAGAATTACGTGCTGTTTATCCTTGCGATCCTGGCCGGCGGATCGATCACGCACTCGTTGATTCCTCCAACGCCAGGCCCGTTGCAAGTGGCGGCTTTTTTGGAGGTGGAAGTGGGGGCCATGCTGATTGCCGGTTTGGGAATCGGCAGTGTGACCAGCGTGATGGCGTTGATCGCGGCGCGGGTGATCAATCGGTTGGTGGATCTACCGTTGCGCGAGGAGGAAGGGAAAGAAACGCGATCTGGGACGCAAACTTTGGCAAGCGTGTCGGGCGACGCGGAGGCGGGTGCGACGAAGCCGCCATTGTGGATGGCGTTGTTTCCAATCGCCCTGCCGGTGGCTTTGATCGCGATGGGATCGACGCTGAAATCGATCGGCGTCAGTGAAACAACTGCGGAAGCAGCTTGGTTCGAATGGTTGATTCAATTGGGGGACAAGAATTTGGCATTGGGGTTGGGGTGCGTCGTTGCCTTCGGTTTGATGCGGTGGGTTCCTGTTGACCAGCGAAGACCGATGGTCTCAGCGGCGATCGCATCGGCCGGTTCCATCATTTTGATCACTTCCGCCGGCGGCGCGATGGGAAAGACGCTGTACCACGCGGGGATCGCGGAAGTGATTGGTTCAGTGGCCAAAGGCTTTCCCGGATTGTGGTTGCTGCCGCTGGCGTTTGTCGTCACGACAGCGATTCGAACCATCCAGGGTTCCGCGACGATTGCGATGATCACATCCGCCAGCATCCTGCAGTCGTTGGCACTCAGCGGGGACTTGCCATTTCACCCGGTCTATTTAGCGATGGCCATTGGCGCGGGTAGCAAACCGATTTCTTGGATGACCGACAGTGCGTTTTGGATCATCAAGGAGATGACGGGAATGACGGAGCAGGAAGCCCTTCGAACGATCTCGCCGATGAGTGCTGCCGTTGGTTTATCGGCGTTGTTGGTAACTGTGATCGCGGCTGCGGTTTTTCCCGCAATTTGA
- a CDS encoding DUF1559 domain-containing protein has translation MQRKPDRAEPSRAAFTILELLVVVTIAAILFGLLMPAVRTSSGAARRMGCSNNFKHLGLAMHNYHSSYNQLPAMQGGTGPQGNEMESNLRRLSGLVALLPFLEQAELWENITEASTIEGEFYPSMGPAPWVKSYSPWRTQVPSFQCPASPATAEPFGLTSYAFCVGDQVDRLNDDHESTRTVRGVFAGRFTTKFRDIKDGLSNTIAMAEIGNDLGDRYAIGQTLLGQSIDMFESPESCRVATDPDRPGFYSQESTLASVGRGGRWADGAAAISAVATILPPNSASCSVGLRLTDDAILSVGSFHQHGAHFLMCDGAVRFVTDTIDHEEGLPPVIRVAEDESSLSESTQLESDAWLPVSPYGLWGALGTARSGEAEDAP, from the coding sequence GTGCAACGGAAACCAGACCGTGCTGAACCCTCTCGGGCAGCATTCACCATCCTTGAGTTGTTGGTGGTTGTGACGATCGCTGCGATCCTGTTTGGGTTGTTGATGCCCGCGGTCAGGACATCCAGTGGAGCCGCGCGGCGGATGGGGTGTAGCAACAATTTCAAACACCTTGGATTGGCGATGCACAACTATCATTCGTCCTACAACCAGCTTCCTGCGATGCAGGGTGGAACAGGGCCGCAAGGAAACGAAATGGAAAGCAATTTGCGGCGGCTTAGCGGTCTGGTTGCGTTGCTTCCTTTCTTGGAACAAGCCGAACTGTGGGAAAACATCACGGAAGCCTCGACGATCGAAGGCGAGTTCTATCCCTCCATGGGGCCCGCGCCTTGGGTGAAGTCCTATTCACCGTGGCGGACACAGGTTCCTTCGTTTCAGTGTCCCGCATCGCCCGCGACAGCCGAGCCGTTCGGGCTGACGTCGTACGCTTTTTGTGTTGGAGACCAGGTGGATCGTCTGAACGATGATCATGAATCGACCCGAACAGTGCGCGGCGTCTTCGCGGGGCGATTCACGACCAAGTTTCGCGACATCAAAGATGGTTTGTCCAACACGATAGCCATGGCAGAAATCGGGAATGACCTCGGTGACCGTTATGCGATCGGGCAAACTTTGCTCGGGCAATCAATTGATATGTTTGAGTCGCCGGAGTCTTGCCGCGTTGCAACGGACCCCGATCGCCCTGGTTTCTATTCGCAGGAGTCGACTTTGGCTTCCGTGGGGAGAGGCGGTCGTTGGGCGGACGGGGCCGCGGCGATCTCCGCGGTCGCGACCATTCTGCCACCGAATTCCGCGAGTTGTTCGGTGGGGCTGCGATTAACGGATGACGCGATTCTTTCCGTTGGCAGTTTTCATCAGCACGGCGCTCATTTCCTGATGTGCGATGGAGCCGTGCGGTTTGTCACCGACACCATCGATCACGAAGAGGGGCTTCCTCCGGTGATTCGTGTGGCTGAGGATGAGTCATCGTTATCGGAGTCGACACAGCTTGAATCGGACGCGTGGCTGCCCGTGAGTCCGTACGGGTTGTGGGGAGCTCTTGGCACGGCGCGGAGTGGCGAAGCAGAAGATGCTCCGTGA
- the sdhA gene encoding succinate dehydrogenase flavoprotein subunit, whose product MAQSNSPTRVVVVGGGLAGLASTMKLTELGAQVDLISLTPVKRSHSVCAQGGINSCNDATRQLGDDEWKHFDDTVYGGDFLNHQPPVKEMAYWAPKVIELMDRLGVPFNRTGEGFIDRRRFGGTLYKRTAFAGATTGQQLLYALDEQVRRQEAEGNVTKYEFWDFLGPIQDETGRCRGVVAQDMVSMKIKAFPADAVVVATGGCGLIYGRSTMSVFCTGSAASRCFQAGANYANAEFIQVHPTAIPGADKLRLMSESARGEGGRVWVPRTPHDPREPRAIPEADRYYFLEERYPEYGNLVPRDIATREIFDICVNEGLSVEEDRMCVYLDLTHISRAELDRKLGGILEIYEKFQGVDPRDEPMKIFPAVHYSMGGLWADYVKSADGGLEAGAPRNHMTTIEGLYAIGECDYHYHGANRLGANSLLSCIFTGLFTGSSIMNYSAAQSSGASDVPQSLLDSSVKAQQDRHDHLLNGNAGSDENPYLIHQELGDLMTRVATVVRRNDQLAEAIKKVDELHERAMKVSLADSGSWTNQNVIFAKALQDMFPLAKALLKGALQRDECRGAHYKPDFKKPSLTSEDPVERRRQAEAWCDEFEANNEKYLKSTVATWNASTNQPELTYEEVDTSSIPPRPRLYGLVGAEAIEEVWNERAAKKAAESQSGSGLVGAK is encoded by the coding sequence GTGTTTGCGCTCAAGGTGGTATCAACAGCTGCAACGATGCCACGCGCCAGCTGGGCGACGACGAATGGAAACACTTCGATGACACGGTTTACGGTGGTGACTTTCTGAACCACCAACCGCCCGTGAAGGAGATGGCCTACTGGGCTCCTAAAGTCATCGAGCTGATGGACCGCTTGGGAGTGCCCTTCAACCGCACCGGAGAAGGCTTCATCGACCGTCGCCGTTTCGGCGGAACACTCTATAAACGAACGGCGTTCGCCGGAGCCACCACCGGCCAGCAATTGCTGTACGCGTTGGACGAACAGGTCCGCCGTCAAGAAGCCGAAGGCAATGTCACCAAGTACGAATTCTGGGACTTCCTCGGCCCCATCCAAGACGAAACCGGCCGCTGTCGTGGCGTGGTCGCTCAAGACATGGTGTCGATGAAGATCAAAGCATTCCCTGCGGATGCGGTCGTGGTCGCAACGGGAGGCTGCGGTTTGATCTACGGCCGCAGCACGATGAGTGTCTTCTGCACCGGCAGTGCCGCCAGCCGCTGCTTCCAAGCGGGTGCGAACTACGCCAATGCGGAATTCATCCAGGTTCACCCAACAGCCATTCCCGGTGCCGACAAACTTCGACTGATGAGTGAATCCGCCCGCGGTGAGGGCGGTCGCGTTTGGGTGCCTCGCACTCCTCATGATCCCCGCGAACCACGGGCAATTCCCGAAGCTGACCGGTACTACTTCTTGGAAGAACGCTATCCGGAATACGGCAACCTGGTGCCTCGTGACATCGCGACACGTGAAATCTTTGACATCTGCGTCAACGAAGGATTGAGCGTCGAAGAGGATCGCATGTGCGTGTACCTGGATTTGACGCACATTTCACGAGCCGAACTGGATCGCAAACTCGGTGGGATCCTTGAGATCTACGAGAAGTTCCAGGGCGTCGATCCGCGCGACGAGCCCATGAAAATCTTCCCGGCTGTTCACTACAGCATGGGCGGCTTGTGGGCTGACTACGTCAAATCCGCCGATGGTGGCCTGGAAGCGGGTGCCCCTCGCAACCACATGACCACCATCGAAGGTTTGTATGCGATCGGCGAATGCGATTACCACTACCACGGTGCAAACCGTCTTGGTGCCAACTCGTTGCTGTCGTGCATCTTCACCGGTTTATTCACGGGTTCGTCGATCATGAACTACTCGGCGGCACAGTCGTCGGGTGCCAGCGATGTTCCTCAATCGCTGCTTGATTCGTCCGTGAAAGCCCAACAGGACCGCCACGATCACCTGCTGAACGGAAACGCGGGCAGCGACGAAAACCCGTACCTGATTCACCAAGAATTGGGCGACTTGATGACCCGCGTCGCCACGGTGGTTCGTCGCAACGATCAACTCGCAGAAGCGATCAAGAAAGTCGACGAACTGCACGAACGTGCCATGAAGGTTTCACTGGCTGACTCCGGATCATGGACCAATCAAAACGTGATTTTCGCGAAAGCGTTGCAGGATATGTTCCCGTTGGCGAAGGCACTTCTCAAAGGTGCACTGCAGCGTGACGAATGCCGCGGTGCTCACTACAAACCGGACTTCAAAAAACCTTCGTTGACTTCCGAAGATCCTGTCGAGCGTCGTCGCCAAGCCGAAGCTTGGTGCGACGAGTTCGAAGCCAACAACGAAAAGTACCTCAAGAGCACAGTTGCCACCTGGAACGCCAGCACCAACCAGCCTGAATTGACGTACGAAGAAGTCGACACATCTTCGATCCCGCCTCGCCCCCGTTTATACGGATTGGTGGGAGCGGAAGCGATCGAAGAAGTATGGAACGAACGTGCTGCCAAGAAAGCTGCCGAGTCCCAATCCGGAAGCGGTTTGGTCGGGGCCAAGTAA
- a CDS encoding arginyltransferase, with protein MKNPSHEFPKRAESVRSRLVLVQDSISDCPYIDGEPARMPLYFPTQPRYSEDIDALLAAGFRRSSQFLYHTACPKCDACQPTRVKAEEFELSKSFRRVLKRAERELSWTWQQPRVDAERVRLYNEHRDTRGLTDGREISAQDYETFLITSCWPTFELEIRYQGELVGISIMDVGEHSISAVYTHFDPAMSKFSLGTFAVLQQIQWARENHRTWVYLGLYVEQNRHLNYKSRFTPQERLIDGHWRRFME; from the coding sequence ATGAAGAATCCTAGCCATGAATTTCCGAAGCGAGCCGAGAGCGTGCGTTCTCGGTTGGTGCTCGTGCAGGACTCGATCAGCGATTGTCCCTACATTGATGGCGAGCCCGCTCGCATGCCGCTGTATTTTCCGACTCAGCCTCGATACAGCGAAGACATTGATGCGTTGTTGGCCGCTGGATTCCGACGAAGCAGTCAGTTCCTCTACCACACGGCTTGCCCGAAATGCGATGCCTGTCAACCAACGCGGGTGAAAGCCGAAGAGTTCGAGCTGAGCAAATCGTTTCGTCGTGTGCTGAAACGAGCGGAACGGGAGCTGAGCTGGACATGGCAACAACCGCGAGTCGATGCGGAACGGGTGCGACTTTACAACGAGCACCGGGACACGCGTGGGTTGACGGACGGCCGCGAAATTTCGGCTCAGGACTACGAAACGTTTTTGATCACAAGTTGTTGGCCGACATTTGAATTGGAGATCCGCTATCAGGGCGAGTTGGTTGGGATCTCCATCATGGATGTGGGGGAACATAGTATTAGCGCAGTTTACACCCATTTCGATCCCGCCATGTCAAAGTTCAGCTTGGGGACATTTGCCGTGCTGCAGCAAATTCAATGGGCGCGGGAAAATCACCGCACGTGGGTGTATTTGGGTTTGTATGTCGAGCAAAACCGGCATCTGAACTACAAATCGCGATTCACCCCGCAGGAACGTTTGATCGATGGGCATTGGCGGCGGTTTATGGAGTAG
- a CDS encoding secretin N-terminal domain-containing protein, which produces MNESLAVEQSVPADPTLRFSFNGVPWRDVIQWLADEADLALHVGDVPSGSFTYTDKSEFTIPEAIDRVNLFLIPEGFTLVRSGRLLSVIDLTDPRGIQQLETLAEFVEADRLSEKQSHDVVKCIFSLGEIDAEDAVQELSALNLMTTPTVLNKTNQLIITDSVANLQSVQRVLSAFKADEMDNGTVVQSFQLQHVKAEDVLTVARPHLGLATDEMIGIDVSLSADLGGSSIFVTGIKDKVKLLEGLVKAVDQPDSAKTTANEPMELQSYLVPGGNVRTVYNVLQTLLSGKTVRLSMDDDAGTIVALASAETQKEISQTVQQLQAADDEFEVIQLNNVDPAYAISLIDQMLDLPDEYADPDEIDPDTPRVDADPGNRRLFVRGKRHRIEQIKAIVQGLEANGSSQEAGQLRVLPFKGKNAERLLETGAKFWQSGNPVLLYPGSDSSTPDLLERVPNGETTESSDTGENFAATESSDPEPNGATHTLAERRLTDEPTEARLLTTVTRTRSEPITCQITSQGLIIQSEDTDALDQFEQHLRSLGTTMQTSASPPIAFYLQHIRPDDALRMLAELLEGGEAAREGEAGTLVNGTISSVSSGGYLGSFLTTRDGTMTLLFGSITIVSDSRLNRLIAQGTSDDVDLIENYLKIIDKDRSITTVQTYGTSHVIELQHTRAVDVAKAIEEAYAGRMAEGNSNAAPGGGGNDADGREAARNGDNRNNSKNPPKKSASQAARDLEPKMTVAVHEASNSLIITAPPQLFAEVEELVQTIDSRGEQAVEVIIPSSDEVMGEVLQQVLGASTTTSSRRSTSTRDRSRERGGR; this is translated from the coding sequence GTGAATGAATCACTCGCCGTCGAACAAAGTGTTCCAGCCGATCCGACGCTTCGCTTTTCCTTCAACGGTGTGCCATGGCGAGACGTGATTCAGTGGCTGGCCGACGAGGCCGATTTGGCACTGCACGTGGGTGACGTTCCATCGGGAAGTTTCACCTACACGGACAAAAGCGAGTTCACGATTCCGGAAGCCATCGATCGGGTCAATTTGTTTCTGATCCCCGAAGGCTTCACCTTGGTGCGAAGCGGCCGATTGTTGTCAGTGATTGACCTGACCGATCCGCGAGGGATTCAGCAACTGGAAACCTTGGCCGAGTTCGTTGAGGCGGATCGTCTGAGTGAGAAGCAGTCGCATGACGTTGTGAAGTGCATCTTCTCATTGGGCGAAATTGACGCGGAAGATGCGGTCCAAGAATTGTCAGCGTTGAACCTGATGACAACACCGACGGTGCTCAACAAAACCAACCAGTTGATCATCACGGATTCCGTCGCGAATCTTCAGAGCGTGCAACGTGTTTTATCGGCGTTCAAAGCGGACGAGATGGACAACGGCACCGTGGTTCAATCATTCCAGCTTCAGCATGTGAAGGCGGAAGACGTGCTGACCGTGGCTCGGCCTCACTTGGGTTTGGCGACCGATGAGATGATCGGAATCGATGTCAGTCTTTCGGCCGATCTGGGCGGTTCCAGCATCTTTGTCACTGGAATCAAGGACAAGGTGAAATTGCTTGAAGGTTTGGTGAAAGCGGTTGATCAGCCGGACTCGGCCAAGACAACAGCGAACGAGCCGATGGAGCTCCAGTCGTATTTGGTTCCCGGTGGCAACGTTCGGACGGTCTACAACGTGTTGCAAACGTTGTTGTCAGGAAAGACCGTTCGTTTGTCGATGGATGACGATGCCGGAACGATTGTGGCTTTGGCATCCGCTGAAACACAGAAGGAAATCAGCCAAACGGTTCAACAGCTTCAGGCTGCCGACGACGAGTTCGAGGTCATCCAGTTGAACAATGTGGATCCGGCTTACGCGATCAGCTTGATCGACCAAATGCTGGATTTGCCGGACGAGTATGCAGATCCCGATGAAATCGACCCCGACACACCACGCGTCGATGCGGATCCGGGTAATCGTCGGTTGTTCGTGCGTGGTAAGCGTCATCGCATCGAACAGATCAAAGCGATTGTCCAGGGATTGGAAGCCAACGGATCGTCCCAAGAGGCTGGTCAGCTTCGCGTGTTACCGTTTAAGGGGAAGAACGCGGAACGTTTGTTGGAGACGGGCGCGAAGTTTTGGCAATCGGGCAATCCAGTTCTGCTCTACCCCGGCAGCGATTCCAGCACGCCGGACTTGTTAGAACGCGTGCCCAACGGAGAGACCACCGAATCGTCGGACACCGGTGAGAACTTCGCCGCGACGGAGAGTTCCGATCCTGAGCCAAACGGAGCGACCCACACGTTAGCGGAGCGGCGTCTGACCGATGAGCCAACCGAAGCACGATTGTTGACGACAGTGACTCGGACTCGATCGGAGCCCATCACTTGCCAGATCACTTCGCAAGGATTGATCATCCAGTCGGAAGACACCGACGCGTTGGACCAGTTCGAGCAGCACCTCCGATCGCTGGGCACCACCATGCAAACATCGGCTTCACCGCCGATCGCGTTTTACTTGCAGCACATCCGACCAGATGACGCGTTGCGGATGTTGGCCGAGTTGCTGGAAGGTGGCGAGGCGGCTCGCGAAGGCGAGGCGGGCACGCTGGTCAATGGAACCATCTCTTCGGTTTCGTCCGGCGGCTACCTAGGCAGCTTTTTGACAACACGCGACGGCACGATGACGTTGCTGTTCGGGTCGATCACCATCGTTTCGGATTCACGGCTGAATCGTTTGATCGCACAAGGCACGTCCGATGACGTGGATCTGATCGAGAATTATTTGAAGATCATCGATAAAGATCGCAGCATCACGACGGTTCAAACGTATGGAACCTCGCATGTGATTGAGTTGCAACACACGCGGGCGGTGGACGTCGCGAAAGCTATCGAAGAGGCATACGCCGGACGAATGGCCGAGGGCAATTCCAACGCGGCACCGGGTGGCGGTGGAAACGATGCCGATGGACGTGAAGCGGCTCGCAACGGCGACAATCGAAACAATTCCAAGAACCCGCCGAAGAAGTCCGCGTCGCAAGCCGCGCGTGATCTCGAGCCGAAGATGACGGTCGCTGTCCACGAGGCCAGCAATTCACTGATCATCACCGCCCCGCCTCAGTTGTTCGCGGAAGTGGAGGAGTTGGTGCAGACCATCGATTCGCGTGGTGAACAAGCGGTCGAGGTGATCATCCCCAGCAGCGACGAAGTCATGGGAGAAGTCCTGCAACAAGTGCTGGGTGCCAGCACGACGACATCCAGTCGCCGAAGCACCAGCACGCGTGATCGCTCTCGCGAACGAGGTGGACGCTGA
- the sdhB gene encoding succinate dehydrogenase iron-sulfur subunit, with amino-acid sequence MIALDPSTKKRPEFINVRVRRQDAPGKQPYWELHKIKYEPEMNVISVLQRIAAQATNRDGKKVTPVAWDCGCLEEVCGSCTMVINGRVRQSCSALVDRLLEDNSDEIVLEPMSKFPVVRDLVVDRERLFQGLKRVKAWVPVDSYFNMGPGERILRDDQERNYPLSQCMSCGCCVEACPQYNKIELTQKSDESDEAFEARKQEAYAEAFVGPHAISQAMLFNNHPTGKALAGERLDALSGPGGLAACGNAQNCVAVCPKEIPLTTSIARAGRATTLHAIKKWFDK; translated from the coding sequence ATGATTGCTCTCGACCCTTCGACGAAGAAACGCCCCGAGTTCATCAACGTTCGCGTGCGCCGTCAGGACGCTCCCGGGAAACAACCGTACTGGGAACTGCACAAGATCAAGTACGAACCCGAGATGAACGTGATCAGCGTTCTTCAACGGATCGCTGCTCAAGCGACCAACCGTGACGGCAAAAAGGTGACGCCAGTTGCGTGGGACTGTGGTTGTTTGGAAGAGGTCTGCGGCTCCTGCACGATGGTCATCAACGGTCGCGTGCGACAAAGCTGCAGTGCTTTGGTCGATCGCTTGCTGGAAGACAACTCGGACGAGATCGTTCTCGAACCCATGAGCAAGTTCCCGGTGGTTCGTGACTTGGTCGTGGATCGCGAACGATTGTTCCAAGGTCTCAAACGCGTCAAAGCCTGGGTGCCGGTGGACAGCTACTTCAACATGGGTCCGGGCGAACGAATCCTGCGTGATGACCAGGAACGCAACTACCCACTCAGCCAGTGCATGAGCTGCGGATGCTGCGTGGAAGCGTGCCCGCAATACAACAAGATCGAACTGACGCAAAAGTCCGATGAGTCGGACGAAGCATTCGAAGCACGCAAACAAGAAGCGTACGCGGAAGCCTTTGTCGGACCGCATGCGATTTCGCAGGCCATGTTGTTCAACAACCATCCGACCGGCAAAGCGTTGGCGGGCGAACGATTGGACGCGTTGTCGGGCCCCGGTGGTCTTGCAGCGTGCGGCAACGCTCAAAACTGCGTGGCCGTCTGCCCCAAAGAAATTCCGTTGACCACGTCCATCGCGCGTGCGGGACGAGCCACCACGCTGCATGCCATCAAAAAGTGGTTCGACAAGTAA
- a CDS encoding DUF2306 domain-containing protein — protein sequence MSIVSYHRAPTRPHSRLSNTRMVWLLRIAMGMGVVLGFHVLIQIVVPFQHYFPADFDSSVFLAAHRNHFDGWYPSAFYTHVVAAPASWVIGLILVFSGLGMSGHARWHRVLGRVQAVVVVLLVAPSGLVMAQYAIAGPSASLAFSLLSLATAGTMVAAVLFAMKGKIARHRLWATRCFILLCSPLLLRVAVGVCIVTDTETDAAHRVLAWASWLVPWLLFEVGRKCHEVRLDKKQTSMPWQRATETRPC from the coding sequence GTGTCCATTGTTTCCTATCACCGAGCCCCAACTCGTCCACATTCGCGTTTGAGCAATACGCGAATGGTTTGGTTGTTGCGGATCGCAATGGGGATGGGCGTTGTTCTCGGTTTTCATGTGCTGATTCAAATCGTGGTGCCATTCCAGCACTACTTTCCTGCGGATTTTGACTCGTCCGTCTTTCTTGCCGCTCATCGCAACCACTTTGACGGATGGTATCCGTCCGCGTTTTACACGCATGTGGTGGCGGCACCGGCGTCTTGGGTGATTGGGCTGATTCTGGTTTTCAGCGGTCTTGGGATGTCAGGTCACGCTAGATGGCATCGAGTATTGGGACGCGTCCAAGCGGTTGTGGTTGTGCTGTTGGTGGCGCCCAGTGGTTTGGTGATGGCACAGTATGCCATTGCAGGTCCGTCAGCTTCACTTGCGTTTTCGTTGCTGTCATTGGCGACGGCGGGAACGATGGTGGCAGCGGTACTTTTTGCCATGAAAGGCAAGATCGCTCGGCATCGATTGTGGGCGACTCGTTGTTTCATCTTGTTGTGTTCGCCACTGTTGTTGCGTGTCGCGGTGGGGGTGTGCATTGTGACGGACACCGAAACCGATGCCGCTCATCGTGTGTTGGCCTGGGCCAGTTGGTTGGTGCCGTGGCTTCTTTTCGAGGTTGGGAGAAAATGCCATGAAGTCAGATTGGACAAGAAGCAGACTTCCATGCCGTGGCAGCGTGCAACGGAAACCAGACCGTGCTGA